A genomic region of Cryptococcus neoformans var. grubii H99 chromosome 13, complete sequence contains the following coding sequences:
- a CDS encoding RNA-binding protein Musashi, whose product MTEDIYKDDLYGDLDLEDLDASQLEELVEPPELDTAPTSTPVASNAVAAPSQSAITASSSASAPVESGSQQYNHQPTYDAAAPYQQGQQDNNFGQQQDGQDRIKPSDMPDEGKMFIGGLNWETTEAGLSEYMGQFGEIDACTIMRDPSGRSRGFAFLTYRDPASVTKVMAQTHHLDGKQIDPKRAIPRAEHERTAKVFVGGLAPSVTGESLKSFLCQFGQVMDATVMFDKETGRSKGFAFATFQDEESVGRAMAASGVELEGKQIEIKKAQPRGTAQGSKFGGNMNPRFNQGAGFSGNMGGFGGGFDPSSVAMMYQNMMKTGGNMMGGFDPSAMAMMYQNMMKSMGNAPAINPSLAMRNNAGGAAAGGAAGGGAMPMGMGMGAMGGMGGMGGMGGMGGMGMGGMGMGGMGMGGMGGMGGMGMGGGMNRMGNTRQIPNAPRGPAAMRGPGQQPMGGAGNAPQGGGPGAQRYSTQGNARARPY is encoded by the exons ATGACCGAAGACATTTATAAAGACGATCTCTACGGCG ATCTCGACCTCGAGGATTTGGATGCTTCTCAACTTGAGGAGCTTGTTGAGCCTCCTGAGCTGGATACCGCACCAACCTCGACTCCTGTTGCATCCAACGCTGTTGCAGCCCCTTCTCAGTCCGCAATCACCGCATCATCGTCAGCTTCCGCCCCCGTTGAGTCTGGATCACAACAATACAACCACCAACCAACTTATGACGCCGCCGCGCCTTATCAGCAAGGCCAACAGGACAACAACTTTGGCCAGCAGCAAGACGGACAGGATAGAATCAAACCCAGTGATATGCCTGATGAGGG GAAGATGTTCATTGGCGGTCTCAACTGGGAAACCACTGAAG CGGGCCTCTCTGAATACATGGGGCAATTTGGTGAAATTGATGCGTGCACCATCATGCGTGATCCTTCCGGTCGTTCAAGAGGTTTTGCATTTTTGACTTACAGAGACCCCGCCAGTGTCACCAAAGTGATGGCGCAGACTCATCACCTCGACGGTAAGCAA ATCGATCCCAAACGCGCCATTCCGCGCGCCGAACATGAGCGTACAGCCAAAGTCTTTGTTGGCGGTCTCGCTCCATCTGTCACAGGTGAATCCCTCAAATCTTTCCTCTGTCAATTTGGTCAGGTGATGGATGCCACCGTTATGTTCGATAAGGAGACCGGCAGATCTAAGGGCTTTGCATTTGCTACGTTCCAGGATGAAGAGTCTGTAGGTAGAGCGATGGCCGCTAGCGGTGTTGAGCTCGAGGGCAAGCAG ATTGAAATCAAGAAAGCTCAGCCGAGAGGTACTGCTCAGGGATCCAAATTTGGAGGTAACATGAATCCCCGCTTTAACCAAGGTGCAGGATTCAGTGGTAATATGGGTGGTTTCGGCGGTGGCTTCGACCCTAGTTCGGTGGCGATGATGTATCAGAATATGATGAAAACCGGAG GCAACATGATGGGCGGCTTCGATCCTAGCGCCATGGCAATGATGTACCAAAATATGATGAAATCCATGGGCAACGCTCCTGCCATTAATCCCAGTCTTGCTATGCGCAACAATGCTGGTGGTGCCGCTGCGGGTGGTGCTGCAGGGGGTGGTGCTATGCCGATGGGCATGGGTATGGGTGCCATGGGGGGTATGGGCGGTATGGGAGGCATGGGCGGTATGGGCGGTATGGGAATGGGTGGTATGGGAATGGGCGGAATGGGCATGGGCGGAATGGGCGGAATGGGCGGAATGGGTATGGGAGGCGGAATGAACCGT ATGGGCAACACTCGACAAATTCCCAACGCTCCCCGGGGCCCTGCGGCGATGCGCGGACCAGGACAACAGCCCATGGGCGGCGCTGGAAATGCTCCCCAAGGTGGGGGACCCGGAGCGCAGAGATATTCGACGCAAGGAAACGCGAGGGCAAGACCATATTAG